The window TACTCTTGGTTCTGGGCTAACCAATTGGCCGTAATCTTTTAAAGAAACAAAACTCCCTGCAGCATAGCCGACGATGTTCAGCTGCCTCCAAGGATCTCCACCTCTGAATATCTTATGCAGTGCTATTTGTTTCATGGAAGTACGTCTTAGATCCACAAAGAATGACATTTGCCTTAGTTTATCTATAAAAAATATACCATGCTCCCATTCACCACAACTATGACTATATGATGACAGTCTTGAGAAACCCACAGGTTCTGAAAACATTCGGAGATTTATGGAGTAATCTAGTCCCCAATCTTTGGTATCATAATTGGGTAACACCCATATTTTAAGATAGTACTCCATTGAAACACACGCAATGGCGATAGATCCTCTGAAATTAAGTAGCTGCATGTAAGGAACATCAACCATAGATACTGAGGTAGGATGGGGAGTCCAATAAAATTCCTCTTTCTTGAAGTCGAAAGAAACTATCCGCAGTCTATCATCTCTTGCTTGTAATAACAGATCAATCAACCAATGCATATCTCCGTATGCACATATATGTCTCTTACTTATATGACAAGGAGGCTGAGAGGGTATCTTTTTCCATGAGTCTGTTCCTAATACAAGAACCTGAGTCTCTTTGCAGCCTTCAATATCTGAGGAGACACAAACAATCTTGTGGGTGTTGGTTTTGCTATCGAATCCCATACCATATGAACAACCTACGTTCTTACTTTGAACTGGAAAGTCGATTGTTGGGAGCTTTAGAATTTCTCCTCGAAGAGGATCGCACAGCAATAAGCGTGACTGTCCTTCGGACTCTTTCTTGTAGAAAAACAAGCCGTGGTAACAAAATTCTAAACTGTATTTCTGACTGTCATAACGATGATTATGCCATGGCCAATAGGGCAAATTTTTCAAGGCAATTGCATTAATCTTGGTTTCTGCTGTCAAGTCTTGGCCATCATATTTTAGTGACTGCATGTGTATGTAATCCAACATACGTTCACTACTAATTTTGGATACAAGCATTAGCCGAGGAACTTCACCAGCAGCATTTGTACTAATACGTAGGCGAGTGTGCGTCGTGGCAAAGAGAGGATCCTCAAGTCTGTTCAACAAGGTCTTAGAGACAGAGCGAAGGCGATAAAGTGTTTCTAGAGGCAGTTTGAGAAGGATGTTGATGATGATATCGCTGGGTAAATCAAACAAGTTTGTTTTCTTCTTGCGTCTGAAGGGTTTCCTCATTACCTCCGTCCACGCCATGTTTCAGTGGTCCTACTGATAAATCAACCAACAAAACACAGGATCCAATCTCTACCTCTCCCTTTCTCTTTATATGCATGTAGAAATTGTATTTCCTTGAATCGTTGTATTTTCTTGAATCAATATGTTTACAAAACTGGTACATCAAGGATGTTGATGTGAGTCATTAATACTATTAGGAGTTGGAGTGTTTTTTTTTTTATTAATGAAGGAGTGTTTGGAAAAAACTTGCGTTCAGACTCTCTTATTTACATACTTTTGGTAATGTAAATCACAATCTTAAGTGTTCAAAAATTGAATCAACCTACAAAAATCACCTATGCAAAAAATCAATGTAAAAAACATTCGTTTGCCTAGCCAAATATATCAAACAAATGGACGGATGATCTTAAGACTGCTAACTTTCACCAGAACTATCAATTTGTTTAATACAATCGGCTGAGCAAACAAAATTGTTTTTTAAGTTGATTTTTTGCATAGGTGATTTTTATAGGTTAATTTAACTTTAGAACTGTCAAAAGTATGTAAATAGGAAAAAGTCCAGACGCACACACACATACTAATTCGAACGCAAGTTTTTTCCGGAGTGTTTTAGTTTGTATGTAATCAGAAAATGTAATTATGGTAGGTCTACTTTTCCTAGTATAGGTTTATGTAACCTAAGATTATATGTGTACCTTTGGAAAAATACTTGTGTCCGAACTCTCTCTTCTTTACATATTTTTGACAATATAAATAATAATCTTAACTGATCAAAAGTTGAATTAACCAATAAAAATCATCTTTGCAAAAATCAATATAAACAAAAATCGTTTGCTAAACCGAATGTATCAAACAAATAGACGGCTTATCATGAAATTGTTAAGTTTCACCATAAATGTCGATTTGTTTAATGCAATCAGCTGAATAAACTAATTTTGTTTACATTTATTTTTTGCAAATGTGATATTTGTTGGTTAATTTGACTTTTAAACGGTTAATATTATAATCTATATTGGTAAAGAGTCCGGATGAGTGCGTTCAGACTGGGTTGGACGCAAGTTTTTTCCCGTACCTTGTCGTGTCAATAATAATATCATCCGTTATAAAAAAAAAGTTGTTTGAAGCATTAACTTTTGTTTCCATGTAATAAAGAAATTATATATAAAATGCCGTAAAATTATTAGATTATTTCCAAAGCTTCTTATTTTCAATTAAGGCTCGGTGATAATACGCACATTATCAAGCAAAACAATCTTGGAAGATTTATGAGGTATAGAGATGCCTCAAGAATCTCACTGACAACACATGAGCTCGATGTTCTAATGTTGCTCATACATGTAGTTGTGTACCAACAAATTCTGTATGCCTATATCTTGTAAGCTTAATTAGCTTTAGAGCTTTAGAACTACTCTTGGAATTGAACAAGAATCTCCATGCTCCAAAGGAGTGAGGAAGTTCATATAGTATTAGATCCTCCCCAAATTCAATTATAGGTGAGAGAAGGATGACCGAGCTAGTTTGGTGCCAAGTCTTGTCTTATCCCCATAAATTTGTATGCCTGAGATGCCGTCGGTGACAGACTCCAGGTGTGATCGTATATCTTCAACCACAGAGACATGCGTCATCAACCTCCTCATTCCTCGCCACGTGTTTCCCGGCGGCCTTCTCCACATCTTTCAACACCAAATTACTATTCCATCACTAATTATTTACATTTTTGAGATGAACAACTACATCAATTACAGATTACTTATACAATTATACGCGATTTTACTATTTGTGTCTTCTAACTCATCACTTTTAGTTAAGAAAAATGGGCGGAAAATGGTTAGTGAATATTCTCTCAAACCCAAAATTAGTAAATGAGATTTGTGTAGTTAGGCTAGAGTTCCTCATAAAGGCAAAAACTAAGAGCAAACAAACGACATCTGGATTGCATGCAAGTACAACTGTACAAACAGTTCCATCGATTTCAGCTCCTTACGTGTGCTTGGGTCCAATCATTCAAAAAAAAAAATCCCATAAAAAATCAGACTGTGCAAATTAGAATCTTTCGGAATTTTCTGGTAAAAAGAATGTAGAATTCTAGTTTGAGTAGTAATTCGTTTTTTTATTGAAAATAAAAATTAAAAGTTATCTCCTTTGAATACGCTCAGACTAAGCAAAGCGTTTTGACCTTTCTACGCTTCCCACGAAATTTAGTTCCACACAGACCCAGAAAACTTGCAGTGCAAAAAGACTAGTTTCCGTGCTTTGTTATCAAAATCCTCGATCTGGGTTTCATAAAGAACGAGTCTTTTCTTGTGGGAAACGTCTCTGATTTGTAAAGTTTCGATCTTTGCTGTTCTTAATTATTGAAATCGGAGTTTTTGGTTACTGGGTTTGATCTGGGCCTCTCTGAGACTCAGTGACAGTGTTTAAGATGAAGGAAAAGATTGGATTTTTGGTGTCTGTTTGGTTTTTGCTATGTGGGTTTTGTGTGGGGAGGTTTGTGGTGGAGAAGAACAGCTTGAAAGTGACTTCCCCAAACTCATTGAAGAATGTTTATGAATGTGCTATTGGGAATTTTGGGGTTCCTCAGTATGGAGGGACCTTGGTTGGGACTGTGTTTTATCCCAAGGCTAATCAAAAGGCATGCAAGGGTTTTGAAGATTTCGATATCTCATTCAAATCCAAGCCTGGTGGATTGCCAACCTTTCTTCTGGCCGATCGAGGAGGTTAGCCTTTTCAATCTCACATTTTTAGTGGATTATGTTTTGCAGTAGTGACGCAATTGGAATTTACTTGGGTTGTTTAGTTGATATAAATATGAGCTTATTGGTGATGGTTTTGCGATCAGTGTGTAAATTTGTGGATCAAGTAGTGATGTGTGTTATTGATCATAATTGCTTTGCATGCAGTTAGATATCTGTAACATTCATAACAAGTTTTGCGTTTTGGTGTTTTATATTTATGGTCTGTATCTAATTCCCTTGTAATGACTGTGATGAAAACTCGTTACTTGACCGCTGAACCCTGCTTGCTAGTATCCAGTGATTTGGTCAATTATCAAAGTTTTTGGGCAATAGTTAGTCTAAATTTTGATGATGGAATAGATCTCAGGTTTAAACTTTATTTGGCTGTTTTCATTGTTACTAGTTTGCGTTCAGAGAATCAATCCCTTTCTGACCTTGATTGTTAAGTGGAGAATATATGCATATGTATAAGAGATGACTCTTTTTTCCCGTTTGAAGCATTGTTTAGTTTCTACCTGCAGCTTTTGATTGAGACCTTCTGTAAAATGTACGTGTAATGCGTGTTTATCTTTCACTGTGTACTCATATATGACTGTAAACATCCTGGCAGATTGTTACTTCACATTGAAGGCTTGGAATGCACAGAATGGTGGAGCGGCCGCTATTCTTGTTGCAGATGACAGAACTGAACCATTGATTACCATGGACACTCCCGAGGAAGAAAATGCAGATGCTGATTATCTGCAGAAAATTGCAATTCCCTCCGCTCTTATCAGCAAATCTTTGGGGGATAGCATTAAAAAAGCTCTATCTGATGGGGAGATGGTCAACATTAATCTTGACTGGACAGAGGCTCTTCCACATCCTGATGAGCGTGTTGAGTATGAGTTCTGGACAAACAGCAATGATGAGTGTGGACCAAAGTGTGATAGCCAGATTGATTTTGTGAAGAACTTTAAAGGAGCTGCTCAGGTACTTGAGCGGAAGGGGTACACTCAGTTTACTCCACACTATATTACTTGGTACTGCCCAGAAGCTTTTATTTTGAGTAAACAGTGCAAATCTCAGTGCATCAATCATGGGAGGTACTGTGCTCCAGATCCCGAACAGGACTTTAGTAAAGGTTATGACGGGAAAGATGTTGTGGTTCAAAACCTCCGTCAAGCTTGCTTCTATAAAGTGGCCAATGAAAGTGGAAAGCCGTGGCTATGGTGGGACTATGTGACTGACTTTGCAATTCGATGCCCAATGAAAGAGAAGAAGTACACTGACGATTGTGCAAATCAAGTTATTGAATCCTTAGGTAGGTTTGACTGACTTCATATTTGGATAAAGTCTTGCTAAAAGAAATGCATCCGTGTTTGCTGCATTATCTCTGTCCCTTTAGGACTACTCCCATTTATATAGTTTCTGATTTATCTTTTGATTCTTTGCTAAGGCTTACCCCTAAGTTTCTAATCTAGTCGTCAATACTTGCTTTTTAATTCTACTTTGGGTGACAGTTTCCTTTGGGATGTGATTTTATGGTTTTGGGAAGTTATGTTAGATTGTCACCATGAGCTAGTGTCTGTCTCTTGGATGGCACGTATATACAGTTCTATGATTACGATGTCTATGTGTTGCCATATTTCTAGTTTTTTGGTTGGAAGTTAATGCTTGTTTCATGTTCTTAAGAGCTATAACTAGAGTTAGTCATGACATATTCTTTTAAATGCTAATTGTTCTCTTTTTTTTTTTTCCTTTTTTTTTTCTTAAGTGTTGGTAACCTAGCTAAGATCTGAGGTCGTGAAATTCCTATTATTAATGTGTTCTCTGTAACATGATTAAAGGTGTTGATCTTAAGAAGATACAGACATGTATTGGGGATACTGAGGCAGATGAGGAGAATGCAGTTCTAAAGGCTGAACAGGATGCACAGGTTGGGCTCTTAGGATTTAGTTACGATATCCTTTTACCCTTGTCACCTCATCTTTTCAAGTTTTGTGCATGCTGTGTTAATTTGTACTCATGTCACTTTCTTTAATCTTGAACTAGATTGGCAAGGGCACCCGTGGAGATGTTACCATATTGCCAACTCTTGTTATAAACAGCAGACAGTACAGAGGTTTGATACAACTCTTGTAATGACCGGAGGACTGTACAGTGTCTTATCACTTTGCTCATAATGTTTTGTTTTTACACCTATTCTAAGGGAAACTGGCCAAAGGAGCTGTTCTCAAGGCCATCTGTGCTGGTTTTCAAGAAACTACTGAACCGGCTGTGTGTTTGAGTGAAGGTACTCATTTATCCTTAACCCTTTTTGTTTCCTTATATTCTTCATGGATATATTCCTGTAGGTAAAATAATTCTTGTAATTGATTGTTTGTTATAAATGTGTTCGTGTACTTTGAAGTGCTTGCCTATCTTTTCTGTACTAGGTTTTTATGAAGAGATTGCTACCATCATTCTACCCAATAGTCAAAACAACTAATCTACTGCGGTAAACTTTGTTAGTGAAATGTTGGCACCCCTTCGAAAGAAAGAAGACACCAGTGTTTTGTGTGTGTTATGACTCCAACGTAATAATAACAATAATAATCATAATAAAATTAATAACATGCTCTATGATACTGTATCATTGATTCAGATCCCAATAGGAAGTTGGTATTTGAATATATGTGAATCCTCGAGTCCAGGACATGTGTAACTTATTGAAATGGTAGCAAATTTAGTTTTCAGCCAGCATGCGAAGCTAATGTATTTACAAATATTGATCAATGGTTCCCTATGAGTAATCATTTGATTGTATTTCCCAATATCGTCTCTGAGATGGTATTAAAATGACTTTTTTTTTCTTTTTCTTTTTTCAGATGTAGAAACCAACGAGTGCCTGGAAAACAATGGAGGTTGCTGGCAGGATAAAGCTTCTAACTTAACTGCATGCAGGGTATCCCAATTTTCATAGCCTTCCTTTGGTTATTCTAATTATTTTGTTTTTCTTGTTTCCACTTTGGGTGGGAATGTTCTGTCTTATTCAATAGGTTTTAGTTAGTATTGTGTAGACTGATTTTTGTTTTGTTAAAGGATACATTCCGTGGAAGAGTCTGCGAATGCCCTACTGTGCAAGGCGTGAAGTTTGTGGGTGATGGTTACACTCACTGTGAAGGTAAATTTATTTGCATGGCTTCCCACTTTTATTGCAATGTAGAAACTTCCACATATTACTGCCATTAGAAATAATCTGCTTGACGGTGAAGGCTGCAGTATCTGGATAATGTAATCAACAAATTAAAATGTATTCGGTAGGAACTGTAAAATAGTCGAGAAACCTAACTCGGTGCACACTATTCTCCTCTTCTTCATCTTCCTTCTTCTTATTTC of the Fragaria vesca subsp. vesca linkage group LG6, FraVesHawaii_1.0, whole genome shotgun sequence genome contains:
- the LOC101297944 gene encoding F-box/kelch-repeat protein At3g06240-like, producing the protein MAWTEVMRKPFRRKKKTNLFDLPSDIIINILLKLPLETLYRLRSVSKTLLNRLEDPLFATTHTRLRISTNAAGEVPRLMLVSKISSERMLDYIHMQSLKYDGQDLTAETKINAIALKNLPYWPWHNHRYDSQKYSLEFCYHGLFFYKKESEGQSRLLLCDPLRGEILKLPTIDFPVQSKNVGCSYGMGFDSKTNTHKIVCVSSDIEGCKETQVLVLGTDSWKKIPSQPPCHISKRHICAYGDMHWLIDLLLQARDDRLRIVSFDFKKEEFYWTPHPTSVSMVDVPYMQLLNFRGSIAIACVSMEYYLKIWVLPNYDTKDWGLDYSINLRMFSEPVGFSRLSSYSHSCGEWEHGLRFDVTEYSGNACGGNGECGEPPIQNTAEWGNKPRRCTSQFL
- the LOC101304979 gene encoding vacuolar-sorting receptor 1-like, yielding MKEKIGFLVSVWFLLCGFCVGRFVVEKNSLKVTSPNSLKNVYECAIGNFGVPQYGGTLVGTVFYPKANQKACKGFEDFDISFKSKPGGLPTFLLADRGDCYFTLKAWNAQNGGAAAILVADDRTEPLITMDTPEEENADADYLQKIAIPSALISKSLGDSIKKALSDGEMVNINLDWTEALPHPDERVEYEFWTNSNDECGPKCDSQIDFVKNFKGAAQVLERKGYTQFTPHYITWYCPEAFILSKQCKSQCINHGRYCAPDPEQDFSKGYDGKDVVVQNLRQACFYKVANESGKPWLWWDYVTDFAIRCPMKEKKYTDDCANQVIESLGVDLKKIQTCIGDTEADEENAVLKAEQDAQIGKGTRGDVTILPTLVINSRQYRGKLAKGAVLKAICAGFQETTEPAVCLSEDVETNECLENNGGCWQDKASNLTACRDTFRGRVCECPTVQGVKFVGDGYTHCEASGALRCEINNGGCWRKTKNGKTYSACRDDHTKGCTCPPGFKGDGEKTCEDVDECKEKVACQCSQCKCKNTWGSYECSCGGGLLYMREHDACIGKNARNTEYSWSFIWVIILCLGAVGVGGYAVYKYRIRRYMDSEIRAIMAQYMPLDNQGEIPNHVSRGDI